The Sesamum indicum cultivar Zhongzhi No. 13 linkage group LG9, S_indicum_v1.0, whole genome shotgun sequence genome segment cAGTGGAGTTATTAATGAATGTACCACTGTCACTAAACCAAAGCGAAGCACCGAGTCTTGATCTTGTCAACAATAACATCCAATCAACATAAGGGTGTGCCCAAATTATTCTGCAAAAGCCTACTGGTTTTCcttgtatttttgtattgattttattagCTTTACGAAAATAAAGTGagaagtttaaaattaaaatttacatcaaattctattacatcttttatttcatttaacttATACGTACCAcgtgtataaaaaaataaagtacacATCGCGTGTATGtataaaatagaagatgcaataaGATTTGAGATAGCATTTCAGCTTGTGAGGTGTCCATCAAATATCACCTCAAATATTATTGTGATATCAACGTGTTGAGTAATTGTCAGATTTTAGAGAACGAAGTCTTATCTTAAAACATCGGAACAACTGAGATGAATAAATTTGgattaaagaaagaataactacaaattcGGATTTAAGATGCAGAAAGAGCAACAATCCAGATGCATTTCTCATCAGAATCTTCGAGCAGAATTAATCCGAAAATCAATAAACCAATGTGAATAAGGTATTCAGATCACCTTAACTTTGGCTTGGATAAAAACCGTTCACAGACATCCCACCATCAACACAGACAATCTGGCCAGTGATGAAGGATGAAGCAGGTAGACAAAGGAATGCCACCATAGACGAGACTTCCGTTGGATCACCAAGACGACGCATTGGAGTTCTATCATATACTTCTTCCaagtattttttgttgcttAGCACCTGAAATTGAAGAGTGAGAACAAAGATATTGCAAGAGTGATACATCTCCATAGGAACAAAAGTGGCTGAAATTTGTTTTCTGGATCACATTCTGAGATGCAATGTATctttaatacattttattatatcatgtAAATTCAGTTTCCGTACCAGCATAAATCAAATATGCAAAATCATATTATGTGGTGAAAATGGATATGGAGGTGGTCACATAAACTTCTTCGAGAAGGTATATATTGACAGTTCTATATGCACAAATTTGTGATAAGAAACCACTGCAAAGGTGTAACCTTTTTTGGATTTCagttaaattatcaatatttggACACTGAATCACAAAAGAGAATCAAGGGAAACTCTATTTCGACAAGAACTTGGAAAATCTGGTGCACACCAAATTCGAGTGAAAAAAGTCCTCAGCAATATTGACATCCATACCAGGACTAAAAGATGCTAAACACTCAAGTTAATGCTTTTATGGCCATGTTTATTAGATAGATATGAAGCCAAAAGCAAATAAAGGTATGAAACCTTgcagaaaataattgaatataacTAGTTGCTCTCACAAAGGAagataaaaaggaaaaacaacaGTTCTGTAAAGTCTCTTCTCTATGTTAGAAGACCAGAAAAGCATCACGACTACTGTATCAAAGAATGTGTACATAATATATCCCCCTAAACCTCATGGTGCTAAAATTTCTATTGGCATTTGTCTTAAGGTCGTCAATGGTGCACTGCTCATATGCTATGCAACccaaaaaggagaacaaaagtaaaagaaaaataaaaacctactTGCTCCACCATGGAGGTTTTGATGTACCAAGGTGCAACAGCATTAACCCTGATACCATCTCTTGCCCACTCACATGCCAAATTTTTGGTAAGTTGATTGATTGCACCTGgaattaaatgataaagtaATCATTAGATTCTAATTAATTGCATAGCTCCTGCAATAAGGTCGAGTTATCGTATTACCTTTAGATGCTCCATGGACAGACATATACTTCAACGAAACAAAACCAGAGACTGATGAGGTGAACACAACACTTCCTGCACCAGAGGCTTTCAGGAGAGGATATGCAAGTTGGCACATGTGAAAAGCAGATTCAAAATTTGTTCCCATGAGCATTGAGACTTCTTCAGATGTAAAATCAACCATAGGCTTTCGGATGTTTGTCCCAACGTTATTTATCTACTGAAGGCAAGTACGCTACAAGATTAATTTCTTAGTTCATCATGCAGTAAATACGCAAACAGTGCTGAGACGAAATAACTTGCTGTAGACATACAGCTCGCTGCCCAGAATCCCATACTATAAATAGGAGACAAAGTGGAGAATTGAATATGAAAGCTGCATACGACATGGAACTAGGGTCTGAAACAAGGTCACTAGGGGAAATAGCAATAATATAGATATGGACCTGACAAGGTTGATTGAGAATATTGTGCCCCTAGAAACTTAATGGAAATGGACCTGATACAGGGGACTCGAAATGGAGCCCCAAAAGTTGGTTTTACTTGGAATTCTTATGAGAGCCCTGCCAGCAACTTTTGACGCTAAACTTCAGAATAAGATAAAAGAAGGATGAAGTGGCCGTGTGAAAGAAGACTGAAAGATACATTCAACATATGATGTCTAAGTTTGTGAACTTTGTTAGGTCAATGAATGCTTGAAATAGTATAAGATGTGTACAACCCAAATCTAGTGAAGATGGTGCAGAAATAAGATTTGTCTAAAAGAATGTTTTAGGTGTCTATCTTATTCAATTGGCCTGTCAAGTTGTTGAACAAAATGGTTACTGATCATGAATTACTGGTGCTTCATAGCCTGCAGAATGCTTCCAAAGTCAGCAGCAGGATTAATCAATTGATCTCTGCAGGTACACGTGTTCAAAACCATTTGCATGTTTCTCCAACGCCTTTTAAGAGtgtttatatacatatgttaTTGGACCATAGAATATCCAGAAAGATATGTTATCATTAAGATCGGAGAGATGTCTTTGTCCGCACCTTACTTATGACTAGATTCACATGTTGCGCAGTTTCCAACACAGAATGGACTTATTTCACACCACTAGAGGTACAAGCACTTATTATAGTTTAGGATCTCATTGGTGcctgtatatatagatagttCCTAAGGATTGTGTGCGAGAGACTTCTCAATTTTACAGgatatttaataagatttaGTAATGGAGACTTCGAAAATCTCCCTTTTTTGGTAAATTCATCATCTTGCCCTATGTACATGAGGTGCATCACAGGAAACCATAAATCTCCTGTtgatttatctttttcattatgtcatgattttgatttttgtatgaatttattgtgATAAACACATATAAAGGACCCTACTCACCCCAAAATTGATTAAACTCAAAGCAATAcgataaagtgtaaaaaaaaactaaaagctACTATTTTTCCATTCCACACCAAGAAATGATTTTCTATGCCAAAAATGCTGGAGAAAGATCACAAAATGAGGTAAACTAAATGGATAAACTCACAAGAATATTCAACTTCTGATTGAATATAGAGGAAACAGAATCCAGTAACTTCTCCCGGTCTGCTTGAGAAGACACGTCACACACTGAACCCGTGATCCCAAAACCCTCATCTTCCCAACCCCTCAAGCATTTATCCAGCTCGTCTTTGCTTCTGGCACACGTGTGCACAGCAGCCCCAAGCCCAGCCAACTCCTCCACAATCGCATGTCTAAAGAATGCAATAAAAAACCGGAAGAGAAGTACAAAAGAGAAGATCAACAATCCAAACTCCGTCTTTCTTTAACAATCAATGAACTTTAAAAGTTTAAGTAGTGATGAAACCGCAACGTTTCCAGACATATGCAGGCACAAGTGACATTCAAAATTGCACCTTTCAAGAATCAATGCTCATTAAATCCATTGTGACAATATAGCGCCATACAAAATAAACAGCATCCATGGACAAATATACAACCAGAGAAAACCAATAAAAGTCACTTGCAACTATGAAGAATAAACATCGCCCAAACATCGGAATAATGCAAAAGTTGAAAGTTGTATTAATTGGATAAACAGCGTAGTATAGAATGCAGTAAACAGCAGACGCATAAACACCATACAGAATCCAGATTCAAAATATCAGCTCCACCCGCAATTACCAAATGTGAAGTAATTCCAAGTATAAAAGAGTTGAGCGGGTAAGAGCTAGGCATACCCAATACCTCTGGTACCGCCGGTAACGAGGGCGGTGGAGCCATGAAGAGACCACCGGGAGGGACTCGCGACGGCGGCAGCTGTCCTAAAGCGATGCAATCTGCCAATTGAGGCGTCTGTTAATGGGGAATTAAAGTTGAGAGACACAGCGGCGGAGCATATGGCCTGAGACATGTTTCCTTTCCTTGTAGAATCTGTAGGGTCAAAGAAGGGCCAAATGGCACTGCGTTATTTCTTATTGCTCAAATTAAActacaaataacaaaatttatcttataagtttCTCCTTATGTTTTgctataattcatttataccATCATCATGCAATCCAAGTAGGTTTTTTTTGGAGTGTCATCCTAATCTGCACCTAGGCTATAGTATCCTACTGGATCATTCATTCCTTAGAAACCTTGGGTTGAGGCTTTATGGACTACTTGGGTCATCATCACCCATCCCACCTTGAGCTGATCCACACATCTGTCTATCTATCCTCAAATGCAAACCctaacaaaagtaaaaatttgcCATCATATAGTTGCTATCAAGACATACATCTCATGCATTCAAAGCAAATATCTGTTGAACTAGATTTAGATTACTAATCATTGATGCACTCCAACTGAACAAGATGATTTAAATGACGATCCATTTCCTAGCAAGCAATAGGAAGCGATGCCCCTTCTTTCCAAGGAAAAGtaactatttcattttttcgTTTATGATAGGGGCACACCCGTCTTCCCTTCAATGCAAGTCCACACCACCTTCAATGGAATTTCTTCACTAATGTGCTAGTAAGagtaattatttagaaatcaaattgttgattttagaatttttggaGAAGAATGTTTGAAAAGGGGTCAAGAaatctttttctgtttttatgGAAACTAGAAGATTCTTTGAGAGGGGTTCACGAATtctcagattttttttatgatttttccaCAATGAAAGTAAATGAAATATCCCTTATCCTTATTCTCATCAATCCAATATTTAATCAATGCATTAATTAACTTCACATTGATCCCATCTAATAAACTAAACGAGGCATAAGgatattataataacaatttggGTTATTTTTCAAAGGATTGACTGGGAGGGGATTTCAGTCAACTTTTAAACTATTCAAAGCTTCTTACAATAtacttcaaataaatttagccaaataCCTTCAAACTTAGCCATGTATGAACACCTAAACTCCACTGGAACTTACAATGtcctttttttccccttatttcggatttttttttctttaattgttCTGCAGTCAACTTCATTTTCGTTTCCctccaaaaaaataaggaatgttttgaaatttgtaaaaattaaacacgTAATCAAAAAGTATATGCCACCACGGCTAGTAAATCTATGTCTACCATATATGGACATGAATGGAGCAAGATCAGAACCAAAAGTGGATCCGCAACTGCAATGTCTCCAACATTGATATACCACAACCAacgcaaaattgcaaaaaacgATGGATTCTGCTTAAATGATTGGAAGTATTTACTCTGATTTCCCTTCAAGAATTGAATATCATGGCAGGTGACTACATATATCAATTATTGGAACTTCAGCTAAGGTATTCGGTCTGAGTAATGACAGCAAGATAAAGTGAATAAAGGTGGAAATGCATTCATGCAGGACAAAAAATCCACAACAAGACATGAACTAGTTCCACACAACACAAAATGTTGATCACAACAGCAATTGGACACTAAATGCAATTGCACACAAGTGCTGAGGAACCATATTAGACCATTCAAAATGATGATCCAACATCATGAACCTATTCTGTTAACAAGCAGCCAACGCTGCTCTCCTTCTTACTTCTACATTTCTTTCAGAGCCACCTCGTCTCCGTCACTCTTCAGGGCCTTCAATTTTCTATAACCCTTATCAGTGCCAAATATCCTGGGAAAATGTAATGAAGTCAAAAGCAATAGAAGGATTACTATGATATTAGAAGTTATATAATCTACTGAGGCAAGATATGGAATGcgaaaattttcagaattgaATGGTACATCAAAGTTCAACATACTGGGACTTCTACTACAACTTCTACTACTGGGGAGACGTGCATCGTAAACCAAAAGCAAGACATTTGCCCCCATTCACTAGAGTACAAGATTTTACAAGAGTTCATGTATGAGTGCAAAATTACTGCAACTCAGCCAATGAAAACATGTGACTTGACTAACATAGGGTTGAAGGGTTCAATGGCTTCGGTTCAGTAAAATCACAGTAAGTTGAGGTTACACGAACCACAATGATCTTAAATCGACAAGAAGCATAGAAATAGAACGATAAACATATTAGTATGTCAATAGTGTTTTCTGAATTTACTTCAGCTGCACATTTTTCTGGTATTAAATTCAATAGGCTTCCAAACTGCAGTATGTAGCACCCAATCATGCCAAGCATCCACAGGAAGCAAGAGTTTAAGGTTCAAATGCAGAAGCAAGATCACCTCAGTAAAACTTAATGAGTGAGCTTTCCTGGTAGTGGCCTTATATTTCTATGGTTACTTGAGAAATGAGGGTACaaggattttaaaattatttcttctGCTTAATGCACAAGCATCATAGACATTGCAGCCACAAGAAAAGGTAGTAAACAATTTTCCGCATTCCTCAATTTACCAAAAAGTTTGACAAAGCAATCCACGTCtgaaagaaatttgaaaaatgcatATCAGAAAGCAGAGTATTAAAAATCTCACCAGTCCATGTAAACAAAAGTTGATGAATAGTTGCCACTTTTTGTGTACAGCAGGCGATGAtgataatcatgaaaatcaGCACTGGCAATAGATAGAAAACATTAGAGACATGAAGGTGATTTGGTTACAGCAAAAACCTCATAACACTGAAGAGTAAAAGATACAAGAGAGCTGACCCCCCATATAAAGGCAAGAAGTTTGAGAGACTCCAGGGGAAATGATATCCACAATGTGCCTCAACAGTTTCAAGGACTCTAAGAACCATCCACAACCACAGCGTTATCAGATGGGGCCCAGTGATGGCAGGGCCAACTATTGTAGCGAATCCAAGAAATAAAATCTCAGCAGGGTGGGCATATTCAGAGGTCAATCCAAATGGTGTTGCATATCTGCACACACATCAAGCATTCTGATAAACACTTTTAAGGCAAAAGATTGAGATATCTTTTACAGCCACTGAACCAGAGTAGTTATTGAAGCTAATGCAGATTGGTTACTCACTCGTGATGGACACTGTGGACATGCTTATAAAGCCATTTTGTATGTAAAATCCTGTGTCCCCAGTAGAACACGAAATCCTCCAGGACAAAGTAGAATAAAATCTGAGTTGAGACTACTTTCCTGCAGAACAAAAGTCCATGATGATCTCGATAAACAGCAGGTAAGAGTCCTGTTCAGCTCAAGAGGCATTGTACAATAAGCtggaaaaatggagaaaacCCATACAGACTTT includes the following:
- the LOC105170641 gene encoding tropinone reductase homolog At5g06060, with amino-acid sequence MMTQVVHKASTQDSTRKGNMSQAICSAAVSLNFNSPLTDASIGRLHRFRTAAAVASPSRWSLHGSTALVTGGTRGIGHAIVEELAGLGAAVHTCARSKDELDKCLRGWEDEGFGITGSVCDVSSQADREKLLDSVSSIFNQKLNILINNVGTNIRKPMVDFTSEEVSMLMGTNFESAFHMCQLAYPLLKASGAGSVVFTSSVSGFVSLKYMSVHGASKGAINQLTKNLACEWARDGIRVNAVAPWYIKTSMVEQVLSNKKYLEEVYDRTPMRRLGDPTEVSSMVAFLCLPASSFITGQIVCVDGGMSVNGFYPSQS
- the LOC105170642 gene encoding methylsterol monooxygenase 2-2, which codes for MASIVESGWRYLITHFSDFQLACLGSFFIHESIFFLSGLPFIFLERAGWLSKYKIQTKNNTAAAQEKCITRLLLYHVCVNLPVMIVSYPVFRFMGMRSTLPLPSWKVVSTQILFYFVLEDFVFYWGHRILHTKWLYKHVHSVHHEYATPFGLTSEYAHPAEILFLGFATIVGPAITGPHLITLWLWMVLRVLETVEAHCGYHFPWSLSNFLPLYGGADFHDYHHRLLYTKSGNYSSTFVYMDWIFGTDKGYRKLKALKSDGDEVALKEM